One stretch of Carboxydothermus pertinax DNA includes these proteins:
- a CDS encoding deoxyguanosinetriphosphate triphosphohydrolase has translation MLIRETIEERELRELSPYAAKSRQTKGRLKPEEECPIRTAYQRDRDRIVHSKAFRRLKHKTQVFIAPEGDHYRTRLTHTLEVAQIAKTIARALFLNEDLTEAIAFGHDLGHTPFGHAGEEQLDKLLPGGFKHNAQSLRVVDVLEKGDGLNLTWEVREGILKHTWSEEPPSTLEGQIVRLADRIAYINHDIDDAIRAGVLKEEDLPKDCIKILGRRHRDRINTMVTDVIKSSLNKPQIIMSPEIEWAMLELRSFMFKTVYIGSEPKKEEKKAKSLIKMLYEHYLENVYQLPEEFQNIVKNEGPERAVADYIAGMTDRYALKVYKELFIPHPLT, from the coding sequence ATGTTAATCCGGGAGACCATTGAAGAGCGGGAGCTTAGAGAATTATCTCCCTATGCGGCCAAGAGCCGGCAGACTAAAGGAAGGCTGAAACCGGAAGAGGAATGTCCGATCCGTACCGCTTATCAGCGGGACCGGGATCGGATTGTCCATTCCAAGGCCTTTCGCCGGTTAAAACATAAAACCCAGGTGTTTATTGCCCCGGAAGGGGATCATTACCGGACGCGCTTAACCCATACCCTGGAAGTTGCCCAAATTGCCAAAACTATTGCCCGGGCTTTATTTTTAAATGAAGATTTGACTGAGGCCATAGCTTTTGGCCATGACCTGGGGCATACTCCTTTTGGCCATGCTGGAGAAGAACAGTTAGACAAGCTTTTACCCGGGGGCTTTAAGCACAATGCTCAAAGTTTAAGGGTAGTGGATGTTTTAGAAAAAGGGGATGGGTTAAATTTAACCTGGGAAGTACGGGAAGGAATATTAAAGCACACCTGGAGCGAAGAACCTCCCTCGACCCTAGAAGGGCAAATAGTGCGGCTTGCCGACCGCATCGCTTATATCAATCACGATATTGATGACGCCATCCGGGCGGGGGTTTTAAAGGAAGAAGATTTACCCAAAGATTGTATAAAAATTCTTGGCAGGCGGCATCGGGACCGGATTAACACCATGGTAACTGATGTAATTAAGAGTAGTTTAAATAAACCCCAAATTATAATGAGCCCAGAAATAGAATGGGCAATGCTTGAACTTCGAAGCTTTATGTTTAAAACCGTTTATATTGGCAGTGAACCCAAAAAAGAAGAGAAGAAAGCCAAATCTCTTATAAAAATGCTTTATGAACATTATTTGGAAAATGTATATCAATTACCCGAGGAATTTCAAAATATCGTTAAAAACGAAGGACCCGAGAGAGCTGTAGCGGACTATATTGCCGGTATGACTGACCGTTATGCTTTAAAAGTATATAAAGAATTGTTTATACCTCATCCTTTAACCTAA